From Carbonactinospora thermoautotrophica, the proteins below share one genomic window:
- the cysC gene encoding adenylyl-sulfate kinase: protein MSVQDRGAVDAGDRGATVWLTGLPSAGKTTIARALADRLRSEGHRVEVLDGDEMRQFLTAGLGFSREDRDVNVRRIGYVAELLARNGVKALVPVIAPYADTRKAVRARHEEAGVPFVEVHVATPVEVCAERDVKGLYAKARAGEITGMTGVDDPYEPPEAPELRIPAHAQTVEESVAAVHAALVARGLA from the coding sequence GTGAGCGTGCAGGACCGCGGCGCTGTCGATGCCGGTGATCGCGGGGCCACGGTGTGGCTGACCGGGCTGCCGAGCGCGGGGAAGACCACGATCGCGCGGGCGCTGGCCGACCGGTTGCGTTCCGAGGGGCATCGGGTGGAGGTGCTGGACGGCGACGAGATGCGCCAGTTCCTGACCGCCGGGCTGGGGTTCTCGCGCGAGGACCGGGACGTCAACGTGCGGCGCATCGGGTACGTGGCCGAGCTGCTGGCCCGCAACGGGGTGAAGGCGCTGGTGCCGGTGATCGCGCCGTACGCCGACACCCGCAAGGCGGTGCGGGCCCGGCACGAGGAGGCCGGGGTGCCGTTCGTCGAGGTGCACGTGGCCACCCCGGTGGAGGTGTGCGCCGAGCGGGACGTGAAGGGCCTGTACGCCAAGGCCCGGGCCGGTGAGATCACCGGTATGACCGGGGTGGACGACCCGTATGAGCCCCCGGAAGCACCGGAGCTGCGGATCCCGGCGCACGCCCAGACCGTCGAGGAGTCGGTCGCCGCGGTACACGCGGCGCTGGTGGCGAGGGGATTGGCGTGA
- a CDS encoding phosphoadenylyl-sulfate reductase: MSERRTIEEQERVASAELEALARRAGEELEEASAEEIIRWAVDQFGDRLCLASSMQDAVLVHLASRVRPGIDVLFLDTGYHFAETIGTRDAVEAVYDVNLITVRPELTVAEQDERYGPRLYERDPDRCCALRKVAPLNKALEPYDAWLTGLRRAESPTRANTKVVDWDAKRGKVKIAPIARWTDDDVAAYVAEHGVLLNPLLMDGYASIGCAPCTRRVAAGEDPRSGRWAGFAKTECGIHT, encoded by the coding sequence GTGAGCGAACGCAGAACCATCGAAGAACAGGAGCGCGTTGCCAGCGCGGAGCTGGAGGCGCTCGCCCGGCGCGCTGGTGAGGAGCTGGAGGAGGCGAGCGCGGAGGAGATCATCCGCTGGGCCGTCGACCAGTTCGGCGACCGGCTGTGCCTGGCCTCCTCGATGCAGGACGCCGTGCTGGTGCACCTGGCGTCGCGCGTGCGCCCCGGCATCGACGTGCTGTTCCTCGACACCGGCTACCACTTCGCGGAGACGATCGGCACCCGGGATGCGGTCGAGGCCGTGTACGACGTGAACCTGATCACGGTTCGGCCCGAGCTGACCGTGGCCGAGCAGGACGAGCGGTACGGCCCCCGGCTGTACGAGCGCGACCCCGACCGGTGTTGCGCGCTGCGCAAGGTCGCACCGCTGAACAAGGCGCTGGAGCCGTACGACGCCTGGCTCACCGGGTTGCGCCGCGCCGAGTCGCCTACCCGGGCGAACACCAAGGTCGTGGACTGGGACGCCAAGCGCGGCAAGGTCAAGATCGCGCCGATCGCGCGGTGGACGGATGACGACGTCGCCGCTTACGTGGCCGAACACGGCGTCCTGCTGAACCCCCTGCTCATGGACGGGTACGCCTCGATCGGCTGTGCCCCGTGCACGCGGCGGGTCGCGGCGGGTGAGGATCCCCGCAGCGGCCGGTGGGCGGGGTTCGCCAAGACCGAGTGCGGGATCCACACGTGA